TCCTGAGGGAGAGGGGCATCGGTCGCGCTGAGAAGCATCAGTATGAGGTCGGCCTCTTCAATGGCAACCTCCGCCTGCTCACGCGCTCCGGGCTCGTCCGCGCTTCCGGGCGGCTCCAGCCCCGCGGTGTCAATCAGGCAAAACTCCGCCCCTTTCCACCTCACGTCCGCATACACCCTGTCGCGCGTAACACCCGGCGTACTCTCCACTATGGACTTGTCCGCCCCGGCTATCCTGTTGAACAAAGTTGATTTGCCCACATTGGGGCGGCCCACAATCGCCACAAGCGGCGGTTTGCCTTTTTTGGTAGCCATAACAGCCGCAGATTATATATTATTGCCCGCTGTGCCGGAGAAGCGGAAACTCAAAACAGGAAACGGGGCAAGGGTCTCGTTTGTTGACAGAAGCGGCGCGGGGGCGGCGGAGTTCGCGGGGCTTGTCAAACTCTGTTGCGCCGAGGCGGCACGTTTGCTTTCGGTCAGGGGCGAGATAAGTGTCGCCATAGTTGACGACCCGGAGATGAGAACCCTCAACCGGACTTACAGAAACATATCAAGAACCACGGACGTGCTCTCTTTTGAGCACGGGGAGCGGGGGCTTGCGGGAGACCTTGTCCTCTCCATTGAAACCGCCCGGAGGCGCGCCCGCCACTACGGCATCACTATTGAAGAGGAACTCAAAAAACTTGTGATTCACGGCGTTGCCCACCTCGCGGGACACACGCACAAGAGAAAAAAAGAGGGCGAGGCAATGCGCGCCGAAGAGTTACGCGTTCTCCGTGCCGTCTCCGGGCTCTGAATTGCCGTCTGAGGAATCTTCAGCATCTTTGGGGGCGATAACCAGCGGGGGCGCGGCGAGGTCTTTTTCTATTTCCTCTATCTCTTTGAGGGTCGGCAGGTCGGACAGTTTGTCCACGCCGAAGGTCTTGAGAAAGTCATCCGTGGTTTTATAAAGGAAAGGTCTTCCGGGAACATCTTTTCTTCCACAGATTTCAAGCATCCCCCTCTCCATAAGCAGGTTGACGACAGCGGACGAATCCACTCCGCGTATTTCTTCAATGTCCGCTCTGGTGAGCGGCTGCTGATACGCCGACACGGCGAGCACTTCAAGCGCCGCCTTGCTCAGGCGCAACTTTTTAATTTTTTTGTTAAAGCCGGTTATCTGCGGGGCAAAGTCCTTCCCGGTTCTGAACTGGTAGCCGCCGGAAACCTTCACGAGTTCAACCCCCCTGTCCATTTCCTTCCATTCTTCGGCGAGTTCCTTGAAAACCGCGCCGAGGTCTTCGGACGAGAGTTCGGGAAGCGCGCTCTTGAGCCCCGCCGGGCTTACGGGCGACGGCGATGAAAATATCACCGCCTCAACTATTTTCTTTATCCGGGTCTTTTCCATTTTCGCGCCCCTCCACATAAAAAAGTTTTATTGAAGAGAAAGGTCTCTTCTGAATCAGTTCAATCACACGGTTTCTGGCAAGTTCCAGAATCGCCATAAATGAAACCGCCACTTGACTCCTGGACGGTTTCTCATCAAAGAGCATGCTGAAATCTTCAACCGACCCCTTTTGTTTCAGAGCCGCCCTGATCTCGGCGACTCTCTGCTCAACGGTTACGGGGTCTATGTGCAGTTCAATATCTTCGGTGTCACCCGCATTGACCCTTGCCCTCATCCCGCACAGCGCGACTACGAGGGGCCATAT
This sequence is a window from Candidatus Dadabacteria bacterium. Protein-coding genes within it:
- the ybeY gene encoding rRNA maturation RNase YbeY produces the protein MPEKRKLKTGNGARVSFVDRSGAGAAEFAGLVKLCCAEAARLLSVRGEISVAIVDDPEMRTLNRTYRNISRTTDVLSFEHGERGLAGDLVLSIETARRRARHYGITIEEELKKLVIHGVAHLAGHTHKRKKEGEAMRAEELRVLRAVSGL
- the scpB gene encoding SMC-Scp complex subunit ScpB; the encoded protein is MEKTRIKKIVEAVIFSSPSPVSPAGLKSALPELSSEDLGAVFKELAEEWKEMDRGVELVKVSGGYQFRTGKDFAPQITGFNKKIKKLRLSKAALEVLAVSAYQQPLTRADIEEIRGVDSSAVVNLLMERGMLEICGRKDVPGRPFLYKTTDDFLKTFGVDKLSDLPTLKEIEEIEKDLAAPPLVIAPKDAEDSSDGNSEPGDGTENA